AGCTGAGTCAACCATTGCATCAAATTTTCGTCATCTGTCCAAGAGGGCTGCTGGTCACTAAGCTGCTGCGGATGCACTTGCTCCAACAGCTTTTGCTTCATTTTAATGTTCAGCCGGGCATACACCTCGGTAGTTTTAATGTCAGAATGCCCTAACAGGTCTTTTATATATTGCAAATCCACACCGGCCTCTAACCAATGCATCGCTCGGCTGTGTCTGAATACATGAGGATGGACCCGCACTGGGAACAAATCAGGCTTCTCCTTTTGTGCAAGGGAAACATATTTCTGTATGATGTAGTAGACACCGCCTCGTGTTAGAGGGGCCTTGCTTCTGTTGCAAAAAAGCGGGGCATCTATATCACATTGGCGATATTGGGATTCCTCAGCCAGATAATCCTTCAAGATCTTTGCAGGTACAGGAAGAACTGGTATATCTCGGAACTTTCTTCCCTTACCTTTCAGATGTACAACGGCCCATTTTTTATCAAAACGGATATCACCAAAGCGAAGGTTAGCGATTTCAGATGCACGAGCAGCAGATTCATAGATTAAGGTCAAGAAGGCAAAGTCACGCCGTCCCTCACGCGTTGTAAGGTTCGGCTGTCCAAAAATAGTTTGGATGGCTTCTTCCGAAAGATGCGGGACAACCCTTTGCTCACATTTCTTCGGAGGAATTTCCCGGATCTGTTGGCATAGCAGTACAAAGCCTGGATCTTCATACTGCAGGAACTTAAAAAACGCATTGATTGCTGCTCGCCGTTGGTTCCTTGTCGTAATAGAGTTACCTTTCTCCTGTTCCAGCCACCGAAAAAAAGCATCAATTAGCTCTCTATTGAAATCGCTAACTTCCAGCCTATCTCTTCGAATTTTGCGTTCCCGTTCACAGAAATCCAGTAGCAAGGACATTGCGTCTCGATAGGATTGAATTGTTTCTTGGCTTAGTCCCCTTTCAGATGGTAAATACTCAAAGAAATATCTTGATAACGCTTTGGCAAAAAAAGTCGGTCCACGATTAGCCATCCTGCAATCCCTCTCTTTCCATGGCAAGGTCAAACGGAGCATACATGCCGCCCAAATTCTGTTCACAAATATCCATGATATGGGGGAAGGATTGTGCGGTCAGGCGGAGATAGTACTGGGTGGAACTAATCGATGTATGCCCAACATAACGGGAAAGAATCAGTAGATTGCTGTATATTGGGAGTCCAGCTTCAGCCCATTTTTGGATATTATGGCAGCAAAATGTATGACGGAGATCATGCACGCGCGGCCCAAATTGCTTCCCTTTATATGGAATCCCCACATCCCACAAAATGCCGCGAAAGAACTTTCCAATGGTGGATTTTGTATAAGGGGTCCCGCCCTTTGCATAAAAGAACGGCGTTGATTCGACAGTGTTTTTATGAACAGCCTGCGCATATTTTCTACATTCTTCCGTCAATGTGGCAGACATTGGGACAATCCTCTCGCGGTCATTCTTTCCGTGCCGTATGTGCAAAATTCCGTCTTTCAAATCCACATCGTTTTTTAGTAACGCCAACGCTTCAGAAATTCGAAGGCCACAGCCATAGAGTACGCGAAATAAGAGTGGCATAGTAAGATGTCGGTTAGGGGATAGGTTAGTCGGAGAAAGTGAGTCAAGTCGTTCAAAAATGAGATGTAACTCATCCGTTGAAAAAATATAGGGTACGTGTTGTTCTCCGCATTTGGGAAGGGCTGGAAGCAGGTAGGATGGATAACCTTGTTTGCACAGGTATTGGGCAAACCTCTGCATTTCACTCACTCGGCTATATCGGGTGGCGTCCGCCTCATTTGGGCGCTTCTTGCACCATGTCAATGCAATCTCTTTCGTAATTGTGTAACTCTGAATCTCATAATCTTTACAAAAATTATCAAATAGCCGCAGCAGTTTGGCCTGCTGGTTATAGTCCAGACCAGATGCCCTTTTTTGTGCCACATAGGATTCGCATATTGGAGCAAATGGTCCTGTAAAGAAGGGCTTCTTACTCATAGAAGCACCTCCAATGCACATCGTCTCAGCATTTCTGTATTGAGGCTAACGTATACCTGTGTGCTTTCCGGTGTGGCATGACCCAGCGTTTGCGCAATGTCAGTTAATTCTGCTCCATTATTCAGCATGGAGGTAGCGACACTGTGTCGGAAGCTGTGCATCCCAATCGGTTTATCCGTAGAGACATGAATACCTGCTTTAGAAACGAGTTTGGAAACCAACCTTTGCATAGAACCGCTCATGACATCAAACGGTGCAAGGTGCCGGACAAATATACATGGACAGTCTGTCTCTGGGCGGCCATGCTGGAGGTAATCAATGATTGCCCAGCCCACATCTTCGAGCAATGGAAGTTCTAAGGGTATCCCGGTTTTT
This DNA window, taken from Dysosmobacter welbionis, encodes the following:
- a CDS encoding tyrosine-type recombinase/integrase; its protein translation is MANRGPTFFAKALSRYFFEYLPSERGLSQETIQSYRDAMSLLLDFCERERKIRRDRLEVSDFNRELIDAFFRWLEQEKGNSITTRNQRRAAINAFFKFLQYEDPGFVLLCQQIREIPPKKCEQRVVPHLSEEAIQTIFGQPNLTTREGRRDFAFLTLIYESAARASEIANLRFGDIRFDKKWAVVHLKGKGRKFRDIPVLPVPAKILKDYLAEESQYRQCDIDAPLFCNRSKAPLTRGGVYYIIQKYVSLAQKEKPDLFPVRVHPHVFRHSRAMHWLEAGVDLQYIKDLLGHSDIKTTEVYARLNIKMKQKLLEQVHPQQLSDQQPSWTDDENLMQWLTQLYIPTK
- a CDS encoding tyrosine-type recombinase/integrase, whose amino-acid sequence is MSKKPFFTGPFAPICESYVAQKRASGLDYNQQAKLLRLFDNFCKDYEIQSYTITKEIALTWCKKRPNEADATRYSRVSEMQRFAQYLCKQGYPSYLLPALPKCGEQHVPYIFSTDELHLIFERLDSLSPTNLSPNRHLTMPLLFRVLYGCGLRISEALALLKNDVDLKDGILHIRHGKNDRERIVPMSATLTEECRKYAQAVHKNTVESTPFFYAKGGTPYTKSTIGKFFRGILWDVGIPYKGKQFGPRVHDLRHTFCCHNIQKWAEAGLPIYSNLLILSRYVGHTSISSTQYYLRLTAQSFPHIMDICEQNLGGMYAPFDLAMEREGLQDG